AGAAAGGCGGCTTCAAGACCGGCCCTTTCGGTAATCCCGTGACCGGCTGCCCGCTGGAAGAGAAAATTTCCGAGATGCATCTGGTCAAGCGCCAGGGGGACGATATCGGCGCGTTGGCGCTGATTACCGTGGACAATCCCATGTGCCCCGGCACCGGCCATAGGATCTGTAACGACTGCATGAAAGGGTGTATCTATCAAAAGACCGAGCCGGTCAATATTCCGGAAATCGAAACCAATGTGTTAACGGATGTGCTGCATTTGCCCTATGGTTTTGAAATCTACAGCCTGCTGACCCGCTGGAATCCGCTGAATGTCAAACGCCCTTATCCGCTGCCCTATAACGGCAAGAATGTGTTGGTGGTGGGTATGGGGCCAGCGGGTTATACCCTGGCGCACTATCTTTCCAATGAAGGTTTTGGCGTGGTGGGGATTGACGGGCTCAAGATCGAGCCGCTGCCCAAGGCATTGGTGGGGGATGAGAACACGTCGCCCCAGCCCATCGAGAATTTGGAGGAAATCTACGAAGATCTGGCCGAGAGGGTGATGATCGGCTTTGGCGGGGTGGCAGAATACGGCATTACTGTGCGCTGGGACAAGAACTTTCTCAAAGTGATTTATCTTACCCTGCTGCGGCGCCGGAATTTCCGTTGCTATGGCGGGATTCGCTTTGGCGGTACGTTGACCATTAACGAAGCCTGGGATCTGGGGTTTGACCACATCGCCATCGCCGCCGGCGCGGGCAAGCCTACCATTATTCCTTTAAAGAATAATCTGATCCGGGGCATCCGCAAGGCGTCGGATTTTTTGATGGCGCTGCAATTGTCCGGCGCGGCCAAGGAATCGTCCCTGGCCAATCTGCAAGTCCGCTTACCGGCGGGAGTCATCGGCGGCGGGCTGACCGCAATTGATACGGCGACGGAGCTGCTGGCCTATTATCCTGTGCAAGTGGAGAAGATTCTGCACCGTTATGAAAAGCTGACCGAACAGTTCGGCGAAGAAACCGTCCGTGCCCGTTATGACGAGGAAGAACGGATGATTCTGGATGAGGCCCTGGAACACGGCCGCGCCATCCGCGCGGAACGGGAACGGGCCGAGGCCGCGGGAGAAAAGCCCAACTTTCTGCCGCTGCTCAATCAATGGGGCGGGGTGACCTTGTTCTACCGCCGGGGCATGCGCAATTCCCCCGCATACCGGCAGAATCACGAGGAAATCCGCGAGGCATTGGAAGAAGGCATCGCCCTGGCGGAAGGGATGAGTCCGCTGGAGGCTTTGCAGGATCAATATGGCCATCTAGGCGCCGTCAAGTTCGAGAAAATGATTGAAGAAGACGGCAACTGGAAGCGCAGCGGCGAAACCCTTGACGTGCCCCTGCGCAGTCTGTTCGTGGCGGCCGGAACTTCCCCCAACACCATTTACGAGGAAGAACACCCCGGCACCTTCGAGATGGCGGGCAAGTTCTATAAACCCCATGAACCCGACTGGCTGGATGGCATTGCCGATTTGGAGCCGGTAGAGGAAGAGGTCCCCTGGCCCAAAATCGGCCAGCCCGCGCCGTTTACCTCTTATAAAAGATATGGCAAGTACATCACCTTTTATGGCGACAACCATCCCGTCTATGCGGGTAACGTTGTGCGGGCTATGGCCAGCGCCAAGGATTGCTATCCTTACATTGTCCGTCTGTTCGAGAAGGAATTGGCGGATTCAGAGCGGGATCAGGCGGAACTGGACCAGCGCTGGCGTCAATTCAGCGAGCAACTGGATCATTTGCTGTTGGCCCATATTGTCGAAGTCAGCCGCCTGACGCCGACGATTGTGGAGATTGTGGTCAAGGCGCCGATGGCGGCCAAGCATTTCACGCCCGGCCAATTTTATAGGATCCAGAATTTCGAGGCACTGGCGCCTATCAGTCATGGCACCGTGTTGGCTTCGGAGGGTCTGGCGCTCACCGGCGCATGGGTGGACAAGGAGAAGGGCATTGTCTCCCTGATTGTCCTGGAAATGGGCAGTTCTTCCCGCTTGTGTGCTTTGTGGAAACCGGGCGATCCCATCGTGGTGATGGGGGTGACCGGGGCGCCCACGGAAATTCCCTCGGGCCGGACGGTGTTGCTGATTGGCGGCGGTCTGGGTAACGCGGTGCTGTTTTCCATCGGCAAGGCGCTGCGGGCGGCGGGCAATCAAGTATTGTATTTCGCCGGTTACCGGAAATCCGAGGATGTTTTCAAGGTCAAGGAAATCGAGGAAGCTTCGGATTTGATTGTCTGGTCGGTGGATCCCGCGCCAGGCGCCCAGCCCATCGAACCCACTCGGCCTCAGGACAAAACTTTTGTCGGCAATATCGTCGAAGCCATGGTGGCTTATGCAGAAGGGAAACTTGGTCCGACGCCGATTCACTTTGACGATGTGGAACATCTGATAGTGATCGGCTCCGACCGGATGATGAAGGCAGTCAAGGAAGCCCGTTACGGCATCCTGGCGCCTTATCTGAAGAAACAGCACACCGCCATCGGTTCTATCAATTCGCCGATGCAGTGTATGATGAAAGGGGTCTGCGGGCAGTGCCTGTGCCGTCACATGGATCCGGAGACGGGCAAGGAGTATTTTGTTTATTCCTGTTACAACCAGGACCAGGATCTCGACCGGGTGGATTTCGAACACCTCCACGGCCGGCTTCGGCAAAATACGGTGCAGGAAAAGCTTACCAATTTGTGGTTGGACTATATACTGGAAAGCAGGGCGTGAAGCAGGATAATTCCTGCTGTTGAAAGAAAGATGAAGTATGAAATGATAATTTATTGGAGCGATGAAGATCAGTCATATGTCGTGGAAGTGCCTGAGTTGCCAGTTTGTATGGTAGATGGAAAGACCTATGTGGAAGCCGTAAAAAATGCCGAGAGGGTCATTGGAGAGTGGATTGAAACAGCGAAAGAACTGGGTCGGTCAATTCCGCAACCAAAAGGGCGACTGATGTACGCCTGACAACTGTTCTTTGCCTGATCAGCAAAACCTCAATGTAGGTTAATCGATGGATTGAGGGCGGGAGAAACAGGACTCCGTCATCTATTCAAGCCGGGGGTAGGTGGTCTGCTTCGAAAAACGCCGTAAATACGTCCCTGTAGGCTCCACGCCGGCCTCCCTGCCGGCGAGGCTTTCGAATCAGACCACCTACCCCTTCAATCAATCCTTTACGTGTTTAAATAAGGTAGCTCTGGCGGGAGAATAAATTTTTACTTAACATCTGTTGGAAACCCAGTAAAATATATCGATTGACTTGATTGAAATTTAGGTTTAACGGGAGAGATCATTTTTATGGTTACGATTCGACTGGCCCGCAGTGGTGCCAAGAAGCGTCCTTTTTATCACATTGTTGCCGCGGATAAGCGGGCAAAGCGCGATGGCCGTCACATTGAGCGTTTGGGTTTTTTTAATCCTATCGCCAGCGGTCAGGAAGAACGCTTGCGTTTGAATATGGAACGCGCGGAATACTGGATTGCCAACGGCGCTCAAGTGAGCACTCGGGTGAAAAGCTTGTTCAAGGAATGGCGCAAAATGCAGGAAGAGAAAGCTGCAGCGGAGCCGGAAGCCGAAGCTTAAGAGGATAGTGGCCGACGAGATTCTGGTAGGCAAAATCTCAAGCGTTTTTGGAATCAAGGGTTGGGTCAAGGTTTTTTCTTATACCCAGCCGCGGGAGCAGATTTTTAATTATACGCCTTGGTTTCTGGCAAAAAAAGATGGAGGACTGAAGTCCATCCAGGTGCTGGATAGCCGTAAACAAGGGAAAAGTCTGGTGGCGCGGCTTGAAGGTATCGAAACGCGACAACAGGCGGAAGCGCTGATCGGCGCGCAAATCAAAATCCAGCGTAGCCAGTTGCCGCCTTTGGAGCCTGGGGAATATTACTGGCATGATTTGATTGGCCTGAAGGTGGAAGACCTGTCCCATCGATCCTTGGGACGGATTGCGGAAATGATGGAAACCGGCGCCAATGATGTGATGATTGTCAGGGATGAAGGCAGGGAAATGTTGATTCCCTGGATACGGGACCAGGTAGTCAAAAAGGTGGATTTGGCAGCCGGCAAGGTTCAGGTAGATTGGGATCCTGAGTATTGAATTCCACCATCTTCAGACAGATAACTGATGCGTTTTGATATCGTTACCCTGTTTCCTGAGATGATTGAACACGCCAGCGGCTTTGGCGTTACCGGGCGCGCGATTGAACGCAAGTTGGTGGCGCTCAAGACTTGGAATCCCAGAGATTACACGGAAGACCGCCACCGCACCGTGGATGACCGGCCTTTCGGCGGCGGACCGGGCATGGTGATGAAGGTCAAGCCGCTCAGGGACGCTATCCAAGCGGCAAAGGTGGATTCTGAAATACCCGGCCGGATTCTTTATCTTTCACCCCAGGGAAAAAGACTGGAACAGAAAGACATCGCCCGGCTTGCCGGGGAAAACCGGCTGATACTGGTGGCGGGCCGCTATGAAGGTATTGATGAGCGGCTCCTGGAAACCGTCATCGAGGAAGAATGGTCCATCGGTGATTATGTGCTTTCCGGGGGCGAGTTGCCGGCATTGGTGATGATGGACGCTATCATCCGGTTGTTGCCGGGGGTGTTGCACGATCCGCAGTCCGCCGAGCAGGATTCTTATGTGGCGGGACTGTTGGATCATCCTCACTACACCCGGCCGGAAGTGATTGAAGGCATGAAGGTGCCGGATATCCTGCTCAGCGGCAATCACCAGGCCATTGCCCGCTGGCGGATGAAACAGGCGCTGGGCAGGACATGGCAGCGGCGACCGGATTTATTGGCGAAAGTGACGTTGTCGGCGGAGCAGCAGCAATTATTGGATGAATTTAGAAGTGAACTGAAACAAGGGGATTTTAAGCGATGAATATCATAGAAGAACTCGACAAGGAACAGATGGCCAAGTTGGGCAAATCCTTTCCTGAATTTGGGCCGGGAGATACCGTGGTGGTCCAGGTGAAAGTGAAGGAAGGCAACCGCGAACGCCTGCAAGCGTTTGAGGGCGTGGTTATCGCCAAACGCAGCAGAGGACTGAATTCAGCCTTTACCGTGCGCAAAATCTCCCACGGAGAAGGGGTGGAGCGGGTTTTTCCACTCCATAGTCCAATGGTGCAGGATATTCAAGTCAAGCGCCGGGGTAAAGTGCGGCGGGCCAAGCTGTATTATCTGCGCGACCGGCGCGGTAAGGCGGCGCGGATTAAAGAGAAGATTTAAATTTAGCTTCAACTTTAAATGGGCGCATCATGCGCCCATTTTTGTTTGGATTGATGACGATTCGTTGGCATGCCATTGAATTGGATGCAAATACGATTGACCAATGGCGTTTGCAAACCCCTTGTGGACAGTTGATCGTTTCCACTCAAAAAGGCATCATTACCGACATTGCCTGGTCGGAAGGCCAGACGTCTCCCACAACCAAGGCCGGTCAACCCCTTCGGCAAAAATTCTTGGATTACTTCAACAACCCCAATGCTCAGATTGACTGGGATCTGGCGATTCAAGGCACCGACTTTCAAAAGCGGGTCTGGCAAGCAATGTCGGGGATTCCGCCAGGGAGGACTGTTGCCTATGGGGAGCTGGCCAGGCAGCTGGGTTCCTCGCCCCGGGCCATTGCCCAGGCTTGCCGCAGAAACCCTTATCCCATCGTCATTCCTTGTCACCGGGTAATCGGCAGGCGAGGGCTGGGCGGATATTGTGGAGAGACTTCCGGAACATTTCCTGCCATCAAACATTGGTTGCTGCGTCACGAAGGTTGGAGGGGATGTTAGAAACTGATCCTGAGCTGATCCAGCGTTTCGCGGAGGCTTTGTGGCTGGAAGAGGGATTGAGCGCCAATACCCGTCAAGCTTACGTCACAGATCTGAAACAGTTTTTGAGTTGGTTGAAAAAACCGTTGGTGGAAGTGAGTGGCGGAGATATTTCCGCCTATCTGGGCCATCGTTTCCGGGCGGGCGCCAATGCCCGGAGCAGCGCCAGGTTGCTTTCCTCCTTGCGCAAATTTTATGGCTGGCTATTGCGGGAAAGGTTAATTACGGCCGATCCCTGTGCCGGTATTGATTCCCCCCGCCTGGGACGTCCGATCCCCGATTCACTGAGCGAGCGGGATGTGGAAAGCCTGCTGGAAGCGCCGTCGGTACAACAACCATTGGGGCTGCGGGACAAGGCGATGCTGGAGTTGCTGTACGCCACCGGATTGCGGGTGTCCGAACTGGTGAAATTGCAATTAAATCAAGTGGACAGCCACCGGGGCCTGGTTCGCTTGATGGGAAAGGGGGGGAAGGAAAGACTGGTGCCCATGGGGGAGGAGGCATCGATATGGCTGGACCGGTATTTGGCGGAGGCAAGGGGGTTGCTGTTGGGACCGCGGCAATCCGATTCTCTGTTTGTCACCCAGCGGGGCGGGCCCATGACCCGGCAGGCTTTCTGGTATCTAATCAAGCGTCATGCCAAACGGGCAGGCATTACCCGGCCCCTGTCTCCCCATACCTTGCGCCACGCCTTTGCCACCCATTTGCTCAATCACGGTGCTGACCTTCGGGTTGTGCAAATGCTCCTTGGGCACAGTAGTCTATCGACAACGCAAATTTATACCCATGTGGCACAGGAAAGGTTAAAACAAATCCATGCCCGTTTT
The Methylothermaceae bacteria B42 genome window above contains:
- the rpsP gene encoding 30S ribosomal protein S16 (binds to lower part of 30S body where it stabilizes two domains; required for efficient assembly of 30S; in Escherichia coli this protein has nuclease activity); the protein is MVTIRLARSGAKKRPFYHIVAADKRAKRDGRHIERLGFFNPIASGQEERLRLNMERAEYWIANGAQVSTRVKSLFKEWRKMQEEKAAAEPEAEA
- a CDS encoding tRNA (guanine-N1)-methyltransferase: MRFDIVTLFPEMIEHASGFGVTGRAIERKLVALKTWNPRDYTEDRHRTVDDRPFGGGPGMVMKVKPLRDAIQAAKVDSEIPGRILYLSPQGKRLEQKDIARLAGENRLILVAGRYEGIDERLLETVIEEEWSIGDYVLSGGELPALVMMDAIIRLLPGVLHDPQSAEQDSYVAGLLDHPHYTRPEVIEGMKVPDILLSGNHQAIARWRMKQALGRTWQRRPDLLAKVTLSAEQQQLLDEFRSELKQGDFKR
- a CDS encoding ribosome maturation factor RimM yields the protein MVADEILVGKISSVFGIKGWVKVFSYTQPREQIFNYTPWFLAKKDGGLKSIQVLDSRKQGKSLVARLEGIETRQQAEALIGAQIKIQRSQLPPLEPGEYYWHDLIGLKVEDLSHRSLGRIAEMMETGANDVMIVRDEGREMLIPWIRDQVVKKVDLAAGKVQVDWDPEY
- a CDS encoding recombinase XerD, translated to MLETDPELIQRFAEALWLEEGLSANTRQAYVTDLKQFLSWLKKPLVEVSGGDISAYLGHRFRAGANARSSARLLSSLRKFYGWLLRERLITADPCAGIDSPRLGRPIPDSLSERDVESLLEAPSVQQPLGLRDKAMLELLYATGLRVSELVKLQLNQVDSHRGLVRLMGKGGKERLVPMGEEASIWLDRYLAEARGLLLGPRQSDSLFVTQRGGPMTRQAFWYLIKRHAKRAGITRPLSPHTLRHAFATHLLNHGADLRVVQMLLGHSSLSTTQIYTHVAQERLKQIHARFHPRG
- a CDS encoding pyridine nucleotide-disulfide oxidoreductase, coding for MTQQDTLQLGIDGFSYGDLYDPFKLKELTGAFDRFVEERDPGLLTEFDEYRACRGEGMAPEKISELLVRMAPFVGSFVARLFNLEEYRSAQMRRIVAEMETVFRFRNEIVGKEAAKRFKREKLEDWDIVALKRQFNSLLEALAENLSDREKSVAGLAVALQRLNEHFRTLENSGEAEGEFGAEVEEYRSKLQAHSQAREVWGKILAQPASELVTALYECVLRWSWAVPRCPDLQSEVAGWVSFKTPARTDVNHLVEHEWLERHGYRAWVGEEAHLRRRDGFHLTDNRYRHLRPVLYEVDHCIYCHERDTDSCSKGMRDKKKGGFKTGPFGNPVTGCPLEEKISEMHLVKRQGDDIGALALITVDNPMCPGTGHRICNDCMKGCIYQKTEPVNIPEIETNVLTDVLHLPYGFEIYSLLTRWNPLNVKRPYPLPYNGKNVLVVGMGPAGYTLAHYLSNEGFGVVGIDGLKIEPLPKALVGDENTSPQPIENLEEIYEDLAERVMIGFGGVAEYGITVRWDKNFLKVIYLTLLRRRNFRCYGGIRFGGTLTINEAWDLGFDHIAIAAGAGKPTIIPLKNNLIRGIRKASDFLMALQLSGAAKESSLANLQVRLPAGVIGGGLTAIDTATELLAYYPVQVEKILHRYEKLTEQFGEETVRARYDEEERMILDEALEHGRAIRAERERAEAAGEKPNFLPLLNQWGGVTLFYRRGMRNSPAYRQNHEEIREALEEGIALAEGMSPLEALQDQYGHLGAVKFEKMIEEDGNWKRSGETLDVPLRSLFVAAGTSPNTIYEEEHPGTFEMAGKFYKPHEPDWLDGIADLEPVEEEVPWPKIGQPAPFTSYKRYGKYITFYGDNHPVYAGNVVRAMASAKDCYPYIVRLFEKELADSERDQAELDQRWRQFSEQLDHLLLAHIVEVSRLTPTIVEIVVKAPMAAKHFTPGQFYRIQNFEALAPISHGTVLASEGLALTGAWVDKEKGIVSLIVLEMGSSSRLCALWKPGDPIVVMGVTGAPTEIPSGRTVLLIGGGLGNAVLFSIGKALRAAGNQVLYFAGYRKSEDVFKVKEIEEASDLIVWSVDPAPGAQPIEPTRPQDKTFVGNIVEAMVAYAEGKLGPTPIHFDDVEHLIVIGSDRMMKAVKEARYGILAPYLKKQHTAIGSINSPMQCMMKGVCGQCLCRHMDPETGKEYFVYSCYNQDQDLDRVDFEHLHGRLRQNTVQEKLTNLWLDYILESRA
- a CDS encoding 50S ribosomal protein L19, translated to MNIIEELDKEQMAKLGKSFPEFGPGDTVVVQVKVKEGNRERLQAFEGVVIAKRSRGLNSAFTVRKISHGEGVERVFPLHSPMVQDIQVKRRGKVRRAKLYYLRDRRGKAARIKEKI